A DNA window from Nitrospira sp. contains the following coding sequences:
- a CDS encoding hypothetical protein (Evidence 5 : Unknown function; MaGe:77307570) has product MNRGMNRREEGPILMEGLCRVNLPCDSVGFCFGTHLSHTRNPFQRLTPANLAPSLAFCY; this is encoded by the coding sequence GTGAACAGAGGAATGAACAGGCGAGAAGAAGGGCCTATTCTAATGGAGGGCCTCTGTCGAGTCAATTTGCCTTGTGATTCTGTGGGGTTCTGTTTCGGCACCCATTTAAGCCACACCAGGAACCCCTTTCAGCGGCTCACCCCTGCCAACCTTGCTCCCTCTCTCGCCTTCTGCTATTAA